The following proteins come from a genomic window of Miscanthus floridulus cultivar M001 chromosome 2, ASM1932011v1, whole genome shotgun sequence:
- the LOC136539766 gene encoding calmodulin-binding protein 25-like isoform X1, translated as MASTTSDSLPSSPSIPTTAALDGAADQEFSSSHQHHHHHHSLFFPSSSSSSPASLYLDSSFHGLLPTTSSSTAMSSSPSPPPPVPPLPPAPAAPATKPAKKRPRASRRPPTTVLTTDTSNFRAMVQEFTGFPAPPFAPAPPPAFRPRLLGGPPSFLMRPSPLKYSVLLPPGGPSTCTTATTLANATASNTSSLVDALALFTKSSAMPSAAAAAAAATAATSPGGSGVPDHHYHHGITMGGFNPFDDFDAPPAAEGERGNISGGSHGFFSSFATGDKYGRH; from the coding sequence ATGGCGTCCACCACCAGCGACAGCCTCCCCTCCTCACCCTCCATCCCCACCACCGCCGCGCTCGACGGCGCCGCCGACCAAGAGTTCTCCTCCtcccaccagcaccaccaccaccaccacagcctctTCTTCCcgtcttcctcatcctcctccccgGCTAGCCTATACCTCGACTCCTCCTTCCATGGCCTCCTCCCCACCACATCCTCCTCCACGGCCATGTCCTCGTCCCCTTCCCCTCCACCACCGGTGCCGCCACTCCCTCCCGCTCCGGCGGCGCCGGCCACGAAGCCGGCCAAGAAGCGCCCGAGGGCCTCCCGACGCCCGCCCACCACGGTGCTCACCACCGACACCTCCAACTTCCGCGCCATGGTGCAGGAGTTCACCGGCTTCCCGGCGCCGCCCTTCGCCCCCGCGCCGCCCCCCGCCTTCCGCCCGCGCCTCCTCGGTGGTCCGCCATCGTTCCTCATGCGCCCCTCGCCTCTCAAGTACTCCGTGCTGCTGCCTCCCGGCGGTCCCAGTACttgcaccaccgccaccaccctagCCAACGCCACTGCCAGTAACACAAGCTCTCTCGTGGACGCGCTCGCGCTCTTCACCAAGAGCAGCGCGATGccaagcgccgccgccgcggccgcagcAGCTACGGCGGCGACGTCTCCGGGCGGATCAGGGGTTCCTGATCATCATTACCACCACGGCATCACCATGGGAGGGTTCAACCCATTCGATGATTTCGATGCGCCACCGGCGGCGGAAGGCGAGAGGGGGAACATCAGCGGCGGCAGCCATGGTTTCTTCTCCTCCTTCGCCACCGGGGACAAGTACGGCCGGCACTAG
- the LOC136539766 gene encoding calmodulin-binding protein 25-like isoform X2: protein MASTTSDSLPSSPSIPTTAALDGAADQEFSSSHQHHHHHHSLFFPSSSSSSPASLYLDSSFHGLLPTTSSSTAMSSSPSPPPPVPPLPPAPAAPATKPAKKRPRASRRPPTTVLTTDTSNFRAMVQEFTGFPAPPFAPAPPPAFRPRLLGGPPSFLMRPSPLKYSVLLPPGGPSTCTTATTLANATASNTSSLVDALALFTKSSAMPSAAAAAAAATAATSPGGSGVPDHHYHHGITMGGFNPFDDFDAPPAAEGERGNISGGSHGFFSSFATGDKYGRH, encoded by the exons ATGGCGTCCACCACCAGCGACAGCCTCCCCTCCTCACCCTCCATCCCCACCACCGCCGCGCTCGACGGCGCCGCCGACCAAGAGTTCTCCTCCtcccaccagcaccaccaccaccaccacagcctctTCTTCCcgtcttcctcatcctcctccccgGCTAGCCTATACCTCGACTCCTCCTTCCATGGCCTCCTCCCCACCACATCCTCCTCCACGGCCATGTCCTCGTCCCCTTCCCCTCCACCACCGGTGCCGCCACTCCCTCCCGCTCCGGCGGCGCCGGCCACGAAGCCGGCCAAGAAGCGCCCGAGGGCCTCCCGACGCCCGCCCACCACGGTGCTCACCACCGACACCTCCAACTTCCGCGCCATGGTGCAGGAGTTCACCGGCTTCCCGGCGCCGCCCTTCGCCCCCGCGCCGCCCCCCGCCTTCCGCCCGCGCCTCCTCGGTGGTCCGCCATCGTTCCTCATGCGCCCCTCGCCTCTCAAGTACTCCGTGCTGCTGCCTCCCGGCGGTCCCAGTACttgcaccaccgccaccaccctagCCAACGCCACTGCCAGTAACACAAGCTCTCTCGTGGACGCGCTCGCGCTCTTCACCAAGAGCAGCGCGATGccaagcgccgccgccgcggccgcagcAGCTACGGCGGCGACGTCTCCGGGCGGATCAGGGGTTCCTGATCATCATTACCACCACGGCATCACCATGGGAGGGTTCAACCCATTCGATGATTTCGATGCGCCACCGGCGGCGGAAGGCGAGAGGGGGAACATCAGCGGCGGCAGCCATGGTTTCTTCTCCTCCTTCGCCACCGGGGACAAGTACGGCCGGCACTA G